The Mucilaginibacter terrae region AGCCCCTGCTGATTGGAAAGGCAAATGGATAGGTTACGAAAAAGGTTTTGCCTGGGATAGCGTATCTAAATTCTCGCGTTTATCGGCCCGTTATTACCGTAAAGAATTTTCATCGGCAGCAAAAGTAAAAAGGGCTACGGCCTACATCTCGGGTCCGGGCCATTTTGAACTGTATATGAACGGCAAAAAGGTGGGTAACGAGGTATTGGCACAAATGCCTACGGATTACACCAAGTCGGTACAATACAGTACTTATGATGTTACTGCCAATGTGCAGCCCGGCAAAAACGCAATTGGTGCGGTGTTAGGCAACGGACGCTATTTTACTATGCGCCCTAAGTATAAGCCTAAAAAGATAAAGGAGTTCGGTTTTCCTAAACTGTTGCTGCAACTGGATATTGAATATGCCGATGGCCATCATCAACTGGTGGTAAGCGACCAAACCTGGAAAATGACCGCCGATGGCCCCATCCGCAGCAATAACGAGTACGACGGTGAAGAATATGATGCTACCAAAGAACTAACGGGTTGGAGCAAGGCAGGCTACAATGCTGCCAAATGGTTTAAACCCCAGTTGGTTGAAGATCCGGGCGGTAAGTTAGTCGCCCAAATGAGCGAACCTATCAAGGTGATGCAAACCATTCAGCCTAAAAAACTGAGCCAGCTTAAACCCGGCACCTGGATTATGGACATGGGCCAGAACATGACCGGCTGGATTAAAATCAAAGTAAAAGGCAAACGTGGCGACAAAGTAACCATGCGCTTCTCCGAAACTTTAGAGAAAGACGGTAACCTGTACATAGCCAACCTGCGCGATGCCAAAGTTACGGATGTGTACACCCTTAAAGGCGCTGCCGAAGAAACTTGGCACCCTGTTTTTGTATATCACGGCTTCCGTTATGTTGAAATCACCGGCTACCCCGGCAAGCCTAAAGAGAGTGATTTTACAGGCGAGATGGTGTATGATGCCTTGGCTACAATTGGTGAGTTCACCACATCAAACGATGTAATTAACAACGTTTACCGCAACACCTGGTGGGGCGTGGCCGGCAACTACAAAGGCATGCCGGTTGATTGTCCGCAGCGTAATGAGCGTATGCCTTGGTTGGGTGACAGGGCAACGGGATCGTTAGGTGAGAGCTTTATTTTTGATAATCAAAAGTTGTACACCAAATGGCTGGATGATATTGAGGAATCGCAAACTGCTGAAGGTGCCATACCCGATGTGGCACCTGCCTATTGGAATTATTACAGTGATAACATGACCTGGCCGGGTACCTATGTGCTCATTGCCGATATGTTGTACAAACAGTACAGCGATATTGCCCCGATACAAAAGCATTATCCATCCATGAAAAAATGGCTTATCTACATGAAGGGTAAGTACATGAAAGATTATATCGTAACCAAAGATAAATATGGCGATTGGTGCGTGCCGCCTGAATCGCCGGAACTGGTTCATGCTAAAGACAGCAGTCGTACTACTAACGGACAGTTGATTGCTTCTGCTTACTATTATCGTATGCTTTTCCAAATGAAGCGTTTTGCGCAAATGTTAGGTAAGCAGGACGATGCCAAAGAGTTTTCAGATTTACAAGGCAAAATTGCCGATGCCTTTAATGCTAAATTCTACAATGCGCAAACCCAACAGTATGATAATGGTACGGTAACCGCTAACCTGTTGCCGTTGTACTTTGACATTACCCCGGTTGCTAACCGTAAAGCCGTTTTCGATAACATTGTTAAACGCGTTACCACTACCGATAATAACCACATTGCAACCGGTGTGATAGGTACGCAATGGTTAATGCGTGGACTGACTGAATACGGTCGCCCTGATTTGGCTTACCGCATTGCCACCAATAAAGATTACCCAAGCTGGGGCTACATGGCCGAGCGTGGAGCCACCACCATTTGGGAACTTTGGAACGGCGACACCGCTAACCCAAGCATGAACTCGGGTAACCACGTGATGCTTTTGGGCGATCTGATAGTTTGGTATTACCAAAATCTCGCCGCCATTAAAGCAGGGATCAACCAGCCGGGCTTTAAGCAGGTTATTATGAAACCAACCCTGCCCGATGGACTGAACTTTGTAAAATCATCATATAAAACCCCTTACGGACTGGTAAAAAGCGAGTGGAAAAAAGGAAGCAATTTTGATTGGAATATCAGCATCCCGGCTAATGCTGTGGCTCTGATCTCTATCCCTGCAAAATCGGCCGATGGGGTGACCGAGGGTGGCAAAAAAGCTGTCGAAGCCGAGGGCTTAAAGTTTGTAAAAATGGACAAGGGCTACGCGGTTTACGAGGCAGGCTCGGGTAACTACAGCTTTAAATC contains the following coding sequences:
- a CDS encoding alpha-L-rhamnosidase, which gives rise to MNLFKHIKAVLLGLMSVWLISSNILAADIQLQNLRCEMLVNPQGIDAVQPRLSWQLTSAARNVKQTAYEVLVASSAAKLAAGDGDLWTSGKVASNESIMIAYKGKALKSGTACYWKVKVYTNNGDSQWSTPAKWSIGLLAPADWKGKWIGYEKGFAWDSVSKFSRLSARYYRKEFSSAAKVKRATAYISGPGHFELYMNGKKVGNEVLAQMPTDYTKSVQYSTYDVTANVQPGKNAIGAVLGNGRYFTMRPKYKPKKIKEFGFPKLLLQLDIEYADGHHQLVVSDQTWKMTADGPIRSNNEYDGEEYDATKELTGWSKAGYNAAKWFKPQLVEDPGGKLVAQMSEPIKVMQTIQPKKLSQLKPGTWIMDMGQNMTGWIKIKVKGKRGDKVTMRFSETLEKDGNLYIANLRDAKVTDVYTLKGAAEETWHPVFVYHGFRYVEITGYPGKPKESDFTGEMVYDALATIGEFTTSNDVINNVYRNTWWGVAGNYKGMPVDCPQRNERMPWLGDRATGSLGESFIFDNQKLYTKWLDDIEESQTAEGAIPDVAPAYWNYYSDNMTWPGTYVLIADMLYKQYSDIAPIQKHYPSMKKWLIYMKGKYMKDYIVTKDKYGDWCVPPESPELVHAKDSSRTTNGQLIASAYYYRMLFQMKRFAQMLGKQDDAKEFSDLQGKIADAFNAKFYNAQTQQYDNGTVTANLLPLYFDITPVANRKAVFDNIVKRVTTTDNNHIATGVIGTQWLMRGLTEYGRPDLAYRIATNKDYPSWGYMAERGATTIWELWNGDTANPSMNSGNHVMLLGDLIVWYYQNLAAIKAGINQPGFKQVIMKPTLPDGLNFVKSSYKTPYGLVKSEWKKGSNFDWNISIPANAVALISIPAKSADGVTEGGKKAVEAEGLKFVKMDKGYAVYEAGSGNYSFKSDL